The Rhodoligotrophos appendicifer genome includes a region encoding these proteins:
- the hflC gene encoding protease modulator HflC, whose protein sequence is MNTTFRNIAVIVLAVIVLVVYASTFVVDERQRALVVQFGEIKREINEPGLYFKLPVIESVVYIPRPLQFFESNDKRVQVVDGRRYLVDTITMYRIDNARRYREAVEANQQDAQDRLETSLDAALRATYGKRSFDAALSQEREQMMVEIRDAMIPAAREIGVQVVDVRIRRTDLLPEVLQSTYDRMSAERLAEAEQIRAVGTERSLQIRAQADRTAVILVSEAQRDGEILRGQGDAERTQIYADAYNQAPQFFAFTRSLEAYRKSLQGNNTTLVLRPDTEFFEYFKSENGATPGATRSPVATEGGAATMAPPASGATMGVPNSSAAPQ, encoded by the coding sequence ATGAACACAACCTTCCGAAACATTGCGGTCATCGTCCTGGCAGTGATCGTGCTCGTCGTCTACGCTTCGACATTCGTCGTCGATGAACGGCAACGCGCCCTCGTCGTCCAGTTCGGTGAGATCAAGCGAGAGATCAACGAACCAGGGCTGTACTTCAAGCTCCCGGTGATCGAGAGCGTGGTCTATATTCCGCGGCCGCTGCAGTTCTTCGAAAGCAACGACAAGCGGGTGCAGGTTGTCGACGGCCGCCGTTATCTCGTCGACACGATCACCATGTACCGGATCGACAATGCCCGTCGCTACCGCGAGGCGGTGGAGGCAAACCAGCAGGATGCGCAGGATCGTCTCGAGACATCACTCGATGCCGCGTTGCGCGCGACATACGGCAAGCGTTCCTTCGATGCAGCGCTCAGCCAGGAGCGTGAGCAGATGATGGTCGAGATCCGGGACGCCATGATCCCTGCAGCCCGTGAAATCGGTGTCCAGGTGGTTGATGTGCGAATCCGGCGGACCGATCTCCTGCCCGAGGTGCTGCAGAGCACCTATGATCGCATGAGTGCTGAGCGACTGGCCGAGGCCGAGCAGATCCGGGCCGTCGGTACCGAGCGCAGCCTGCAGATCCGCGCCCAGGCAGACCGAACCGCGGTCATCCTCGTGTCAGAAGCCCAGCGTGACGGCGAAATCCTTCGCGGTCAGGGCGATGCCGAGCGGACGCAGATCTATGCGGATGCCTATAATCAGGCGCCGCAGTTCTTCGCCTTCACCCGCTCGCTCGAGGCGTATCGAAAGAGCCTACAAGGCAATAACACCACGCTGGTGTTGCGGCCGGATACGGAGTTCTTCGAATATTTCAAGAGCGAGAACGGCGCCACTCCGGGTGCCACCCGCTCGCCCGTGGCGACAGAAGGTGGCGCGGCAACGATGGCCCCGCCGGCGTCCGGTGCTAC